One window from the genome of Sandaracinaceae bacterium encodes:
- a CDS encoding aminomethyl transferase family protein has protein sequence MSATAAGSRALREHVGISRSTQTLPVRVTGADTFTLLEQLCSSDLSVRDGRTLHSLILTPDGTPAADLFVCADDEDALLLVEGMTFAQLSAAAAETPCDDVRLDDLSLTHAVLAADGPYAFELLADVVTPDVLGLPYGSFFAIPGGHCFRAGKTGEYGYLLLLEHRAAERTWQGLQAGLPRFEGAELTLADLDLAALENGFFSLRHAPDASLGPLELQLSWRLSRHNGFRGAAAALHPASHRTVHFVAPHAVPRGAEVTLDGEPVGTVHASALSHVLGAHVGLLHVQKNVAHPGLFLLATADASSVPLATCSVPWLKNRSLYVNPRESRYVGRHERVFPPLVPEPLQQLVHALAEQGLP, from the coding sequence ATGAGCGCGACCGCCGCAGGGAGCCGCGCGCTGCGCGAGCACGTGGGCATCTCACGCTCCACGCAGACACTGCCCGTGCGCGTCACGGGCGCGGACACCTTCACGCTGCTCGAGCAGCTGTGCTCGTCGGACCTCAGCGTGCGCGACGGCCGCACGTTGCACTCGCTCATCCTCACGCCCGACGGGACGCCGGCCGCAGACCTCTTCGTGTGCGCCGACGACGAGGACGCGCTCTTGTTGGTGGAGGGCATGACGTTCGCCCAGCTGAGCGCCGCAGCAGCCGAGACGCCCTGCGACGACGTGCGTCTCGACGACCTCTCCCTCACCCACGCCGTGCTGGCGGCAGACGGCCCCTATGCGTTCGAGCTGCTGGCCGACGTGGTGACGCCGGACGTGCTGGGGCTGCCCTACGGGAGCTTCTTCGCCATCCCGGGGGGGCACTGCTTCCGCGCCGGGAAGACGGGGGAGTACGGCTACCTGCTGCTGCTCGAGCACCGCGCCGCCGAGCGCACCTGGCAGGGCTTGCAAGCGGGGCTGCCGCGCTTCGAGGGGGCCGAACTCACGCTCGCCGACCTCGACCTCGCGGCGCTGGAGAACGGGTTCTTCTCGCTTCGGCATGCACCGGACGCGTCGCTCGGCCCCCTCGAGCTGCAGCTCTCGTGGCGCTTGTCCCGGCACAACGGCTTCCGGGGCGCGGCGGCGGCGCTGCACCCCGCGAGCCACCGCACCGTGCACTTCGTTGCGCCTCACGCCGTTCCTCGTGGCGCTGAGGTCACGCTGGATGGCGAGCCGGTGGGCACCGTGCACGCCAGCGCTCTCTCGCACGTGCTGGGCGCGCACGTGGGGCTTCTGCATGTCCAGAAGAACGTGGCGCACCCGGGCCTGTTCCTGCTCGCCACAGCCGATGCGTCGAGCGTCCCGCTGGCCACGTGCTCGGTGCCCTGGCTCAAGAACCGCAGCCTGTACGTGAACCCGCGCGAGTCTCGCTACGTGGGCCGCCACGAGCGGGTGTTCCCGCCGCTGGTGCCCGAGCCGCTGCAGCAGTTGGTGCATGCCCTCGCGGAACAGGGGCTCCCATGA
- a CDS encoding acyltransferase domain-containing protein → MIAFLAPGQGAECRGMGLSVAGVSRAATAVLDEASSVLGQDVAALLTRGGRELLRPDVAQVAVAAVALGAAAALREHGVTPGVCAGHSAGELAAASTAGHFGVRHALTAYAVRARAMAAAAKARRSGMATLDGSPEDLGRALALGGEHGTLVDAGSLAPGRWLLSGDEAALRFASAHAPLVPLEVSGAWHSPLMEPGIAPFRAALQAAPSEPTPLPHALFLSNDDAQLTPPAVVVSRLCAQLTRPMRFAGTLQTLASLAPTHVVLLGPGRTLRALLRLNFGSALPFTLHGTESADELADTLRHLT, encoded by the coding sequence GTGATCGCGTTCCTCGCACCGGGCCAGGGCGCCGAGTGCCGCGGCATGGGGCTCTCAGTGGCGGGAGTTTCCCGCGCGGCGACGGCGGTGCTGGACGAGGCGTCGAGCGTGCTCGGGCAGGACGTGGCCGCGCTGCTCACACGCGGCGGCCGCGAGCTGCTGCGCCCCGACGTGGCCCAGGTGGCAGTGGCGGCGGTGGCCCTTGGCGCCGCGGCGGCCTTGCGTGAACACGGGGTCACCCCGGGAGTGTGCGCGGGGCACTCGGCGGGAGAGCTGGCCGCCGCCTCCACCGCAGGGCACTTCGGTGTGCGCCACGCGCTCACGGCCTACGCGGTGCGCGCGCGCGCCATGGCCGCAGCCGCCAAGGCACGCCGCTCTGGGATGGCCACGCTGGACGGCAGCCCGGAAGACCTCGGCCGCGCGCTCGCGCTGGGTGGGGAGCACGGCACGCTGGTGGACGCGGGGAGCCTGGCCCCCGGCCGCTGGTTGCTGTCGGGTGATGAAGCCGCCCTGCGGTTCGCCAGCGCCCACGCGCCGCTGGTGCCGCTCGAGGTGTCCGGGGCCTGGCACAGCCCGCTCATGGAGCCCGGCATCGCGCCGTTCCGCGCCGCCCTGCAGGCCGCGCCCTCGGAGCCCACGCCGCTGCCCCACGCGCTCTTCCTGTCGAACGACGACGCCCAGCTCACCCCGCCCGCCGTCGTCGTCTCCCGTTTGTGTGCACAGCTCACGCGGCCCATGCGCTTCGCGGGCACCCTGCAGACGCTCGCCAGCCTGGCTCCCACCCACGTGGTGCTGCTGGGACCGGGTCGCACCCTGCGTGCGCTGCTGCGGCTGAACTTCGGCAGCGCGCTCCCATTCACCCTCCACGGCACCGAGTCTGCGGACGAGCTCGCGGACACCCTCCGGCATCTCACATGA
- the htpX gene encoding protease HtpX → MKQVTLLVLTNFAVLMMLSALLAVLRVLGVIPPDFGLGSYAGMLVLSMVMGFGGAFLSLAMSKSIAKRSVGAQVITQPRSEVERWLLATVQRQAQAAGIGMPEVAIYPSPDMNAFATGMSKNSSLVAVSTGLLNSMTREEVEAVLAHEISHAANGDMTTLTLVQGVTNTFVYFLPRVLGDVIDTAMSRGERRHGRGPAYFMIVMVMQFALGILATIIVRWFSRYREFKADAGAAKLEGAPHMISALRRLKTSAPPELPASMQAMGIAGNVGALFATHPPLEARIAALGGATARRDGTWGG, encoded by the coding sequence ATGAAGCAAGTCACCCTGCTGGTCCTCACCAACTTCGCCGTGCTCATGATGCTGAGCGCGCTGCTGGCGGTGCTGCGCGTGCTGGGGGTCATCCCGCCCGACTTCGGCCTCGGCAGCTACGCGGGCATGCTCGTGCTCTCCATGGTCATGGGCTTCGGCGGCGCGTTCCTCTCGCTGGCCATGTCCAAGAGCATCGCCAAGCGCTCCGTGGGCGCGCAGGTCATCACGCAGCCGCGCAGTGAGGTGGAGCGCTGGCTGCTGGCCACCGTGCAGCGCCAGGCGCAGGCGGCCGGCATCGGCATGCCCGAGGTGGCCATCTACCCGTCGCCGGACATGAACGCGTTCGCCACCGGCATGAGCAAGAACAGCTCGCTGGTGGCCGTGAGCACCGGGCTCTTGAACAGCATGACGCGCGAAGAGGTGGAGGCGGTGCTTGCGCACGAGATCTCGCACGCCGCCAACGGCGACATGACCACGCTCACGCTGGTGCAGGGCGTCACCAACACCTTCGTCTACTTTCTTCCGCGCGTGCTGGGCGACGTCATCGACACCGCCATGTCGCGCGGGGAGCGGCGCCACGGGCGCGGGCCGGCCTACTTCATGATCGTGATGGTCATGCAGTTCGCGCTGGGCATCCTGGCCACCATCATCGTGCGCTGGTTCAGCCGCTACCGTGAGTTCAAGGCCGACGCGGGCGCCGCCAAGCTGGAGGGCGCTCCGCACATGATCAGCGCGCTGCGGCGCCTCAAGACCAGCGCCCCGCCCGAGCTGCCGGCCAGCATGCAGGCCATGGGCATCGCCGGGAACGTGGGCGCGCTGTTCGCCACGCACCCCCCGCTCGAGGCGCGCATCGCGGCCCTGGGTGGGGCCACCGCGCGGCGGGACGGCACGTGGGGCGGGTGA